Part of the Anopheles gambiae chromosome 3, idAnoGambNW_F1_1, whole genome shotgun sequence genome is shown below.
GGTTAGCTTAAAGGACAGAATCCAAATCCAGCCCACACAggtagaaaaagaaagctttcACAAACGATGAGACGATGACGATATACAGCCACTATCCATTCATTCGCGCTTAAAAGAGCGTTTGCTGTTTAATATGTCTGGTCTGGTCTAGTTTTTCGCTGCCCCACGTGTAAATAACACGAGACAtaagtaaattaaaaaaaaaaaaactaaataaagtAACAGacgcaaaaataaacaatcttACACAACAAAAGCCTAAGAAcaagaaaacgaaacataaTGGGGAGAAAATGTGTAGCTTATCTTTCTTTTCCTATCTGGCATCTTGCATTTTCCTGCTAAATCGATAATTTCTATCGTGTTCTACGCGCATCTTcatctttttttatcattcgcCATTTCCACTACAAGTGTTACCATTCTCTTAATATGCATTTTGCTATTAACTGTTGCTGCCGTTTAACGTTTCCTCAAACTACCTGCAACCACCACCATGTTCAATTTAGCTTCAAACTACCAACCAACCAATTCGTTTGTCCTAGATTTTAACTGAATTTGCTCCCCAGCCACTAATTATACCCAactgtacttttttttaattatttgtttgcttttgttgctgttttgtttcattcttcAGCTTCCCTCTCTCATTTTCGTCACTTTGTGAATGTAACGGATGTGTAATGGTGCATCTCATTCGTTCGAATTTCATTCATCTTTCCATGGTCTGCTCTCATTTCTATTGGGTCTACGgtttattaatattataatctttattattatttgtttgtttgtttttttcttcctttatattattcgctctttctctctcgctctccctctttctttttctatctCTGAACTGTATCTTTCTGCTATGCTTTTTCATATAGTTTGAATCTGGGCTTGCTGTAtatgtttttgcttgtttgcttgttgggGTTGCTTGCTACTAGTTCTTCGCTTatctttgcttgtttgttcattttgttgttggttttcgCTTCATTAACTCAAAATTTTACATATTATTTGATGTTTGCTTTTGTAAAGTATTATCGGCAGTGATTGAAGAAGTAGTTGACTCGGacgttttcttcattttgtcaCAGTAATCGGTGAGGATGTCGCGGAACCGTGACCAGCACTTTTCCGGCACCGTGATCGCGGTGCGGAAGTTGCTTTTCACCTCCGACACCCGCATATATATTCCCCGGCTATTCTGCCCGATGTCGAAGTAGAAATTTTTGTTATCGACCCGCATATGGCGACCCTCGGGCAGCTCGCCCTTGTAACCACCATCGTTCGTGCCGAACTCCTCGAGCAGGTCGGTCAGCGCGTCGCGGAACTCGATCATACCCTGAGCCGGAATGGCGATCTGCGAACGGGGCCCGCCACGCGTGATCGTCTGCGAAACGCGCAGAAACCGGCCCCGCACGTTCTCCTTCAGGTCCAGATAGTACCGCCGGTTGTCCTTGATCATCATCTCCGACTTTAGCTTGCCGTCCTCGGGCACATTGTCCGGGTTGGGCGGGCCGAGCGACGCGTAATAGTCGCTGAACGTCGACAGATGGTCCCGGAACTCGGCCGCGGTCGACAGGGCCAAAAAGATCTGGCTGCGCCGCCCGTCCGCACCGATCTCGGCCACCTTGATGAACCGGCCGCGGCGATTCTGCTTCACATCCAGGTAGAAGCGCTTCGACTGGATCTGCAGCATCTTCGTAGCCAGCTCCTGCTCCGTCTGCTGGCTCTGCTGGCCCGAGTCGAAGTCGCCGCTGCCGCCCCCGCCCAGCACGCCTCCGCCGTCCATCTTTTGTGAATAGTCCTTTTGGGCGCCTCCGTCGTGTCCACTACCAGTGTCGGACATTTCCGAGGTGCCACCGAACCAACCGAGAGTCAGATTAAAGTTTATTTTCTAAGCCGCTTTGGAACCGGTAAAACAAGAAAAGTGACAGGGATAAGGCCCCTGTGTACTAGTAGTAGCGCTggtgctactactactgctgctgctgctactactactactgccacCACCCCTCTTCGGTGATCGCAGCCCCAAGCCCGCTTGTCCGACGGTTACGAAAGCAAGCTAACTGCGGCAAAGTTTGCTATAAATCTAATACGAACAAAAATCGTCCTGCTGCGGCGTCAATCGTTGTGGTGAGTTATTCTGCTGACCTGACCTGCCTTGTGCGTGACAATGGTGGTGCTGAACCGCTTGGTTTACCGGACCGTTCGCGCGGTTCCGTCCGATCCTACGCCTCCGCCGGCCTCCACCAACATATACCGTCCACCCGGCCCGGCTTACAGCATCCAACGTATATCCACAGCGCCTTCCTGCACCTGCCCGTTTATCGTAATCCCCTGCAGCACCGAAACGGTAGTTACTGTCGTTACATCTGCCGCTCCCTTTAACGCGCAACGCAACACATTCCTCCTCCGTTGCTATTGGTCATCTGCTAGACGCTGAACGCCACGCATTAGTGAAGATGTGATTTTGCAGCATTCAAAGTAATTCTCCACGGTCGGTCTTGTTACCTGCTACCTGCCTGGGCGTATTCACTGTGAGCCTAAAATGTGTACATacgaaaacaagaaacaagatGTAATAATTTGTTCTTTGCAAACCATCAAAATGGCAATACAACGTACGTTGAGTAAAGATTCCAGTAAAGATCATCGATGACCGCAGATTGGACATATTTACACCAAAACCAAAGTGtatatgtgcgtgtgtacgtgtatgtgtgcgagtGATATCCGAAAAAAGCACCAGTGATTAGAGGGAAGATTGATCCATGCCAGACGTCGCCACAGCATACAAACatgaaaaaagggggaaagaacATTATTATTGATCAGTTTAGCATGACAGGAACAATATAGAGTTGACATTAGCATGACTGCAAGATGCACTAGATTAGGTGTATTAATTACACCCTTGTGAACTTTGATCCGATTCAAACTCCCCAACAACTATCCCAGAAAGTGGGGACCATCCTGCAGAGTAGTTCGCTAAATCACATCCATGCCACCCTGTGCACGGTGTTTATTGGGGTATTCCAAAAGCCAGGTACTGTACACGCACGtaaccaaaacacacatacacacacactccgctGTCGGTGAAAAAGACAGATATTCAAACGAGCGAGAACTCTTTTTACACCTGGTGGAAGGCCACCTTGACTGCCCTTATGTTGCTTTCGCGGAGGGCAGCTGCTAATGATGACCggttttaaacaaaaatgtatcagAAAGCGTGGACTTTTCAGCAATAGCAGATATTTTCCCTGTTCATTGCTTtaccattgtttttttttttttttgttctatgcAG
Proteins encoded:
- the LOC1275299 gene encoding transcriptional activator protein Pur-alpha is translated as MSDTGSGHDGGAQKDYSQKMDGGGVLGGGGSGDFDSGQQSQQTEQELATKMLQIQSKRFYLDVKQNRRGRFIKVAEIGADGRRSQIFLALSTAAEFRDHLSTFSDYYASLGPPNPDNVPEDGKLKSEMMIKDNRRYYLDLKENVRGRFLRVSQTITRGGPRSQIAIPAQGMIEFRDALTDLLEEFGTNDGGYKGELPEGRHMRVDNKNFYFDIGQNSRGIYMRVSEVKSNFRTAITVPEKCWSRFRDILTDYCDKMKKTSESTTSSITADNTLQKQTSNNM